The Paracoccus liaowanqingii DNA segment CCTGCGCATCGATACGCAGATGGTCGAGACGGTGCGCGCGCACGAAAACGTCTCGAAAGCCGAGGCCTTGCACCGCTGTCGCGAAGCGCTGGTGCAGGTCGGCATCTCCTCGCCGGACGAGCGGTTGAAAAGCTATCCGCACCAGTTCTCGGGAGGCATGCGCCAGCGTGTGGCCATCGCCATCGCGCTGTTGCACAAGCCCGACCTGATCATCGCGGACGAACCCACCACCGCGCTGGACGTGACCATCCAGGCCCAGATCCTGTCCGAGGTGCAAAAGCTGTGCGCCCAATCGGGCACCGCGCTGATCTGGATCACCCATGATCTGGCCGTGGTGTCGGGCCTCGCCGACCGGCTGGCGGTCCTGTACGCGGGCCGCATCATCGAGGACGGCCCCACGGCTGCGATCATCGCCAATCCCCGCCATCCCTATACGCGTGGGCTGATCGACAGCGTGCCGCAGGGCAAGCGCCACGGGGCGATGCTGACCCAGATCAGGGGCATGACGCCGTCGCTTCTGAACCTGCCGCAGGGCTGCAAGTTCGCACCCCGCTGCCCGCGCGCCGATGCGGCCTGTCAGGTCGAACCCGCACTGACACCCGCCGGTCCCGACCGTCAGGTTCGCTGCCACCACCCCCATGCCGACCACGAGGCCACGCCGTGACCGAAGCCCCCATTCTGCAGATCGAGGGCCTGTCCAAGCGGTTCTCCAAGGATCTGGACATCGCCGAACGCACCGCCCGTCGCTTGGGCGCCAAGCTTGCCCCCGTGACCGTCCATGCGGTCGATGGCATCGACCTGGACATCCGCCGGGGCGAGGTTCTGGGGCTGGTCGGCGAGTCCGGCTGCGGCAAGTCCACGCTCGGGCGCATGGTGGCGGGGCTGACCAAGCCCAGCCAAGGGCGCATTCTCTATAACGGGCAGGACGTGGCGGAGCTGAAGGGCGCTGCCGCGCGGGATGCTGCCCTGAAGATCCAGATGATCTTTCAGGATCCCATGTCGTCGCTGAACCCGCGCCTTCAGGTGCGTGACATCGTGGGCGAGGCACCCCGCGTCCACGGCATCGTGCCCCGGCGCGAGATCCCCGCCTATGTCGAGCAGATGCTGGAACAGGTCGGCCTGGATCCCAGCATGGGCAAGCGGTACCCGCACCAGTTCTCGGGTGGGCAGCGGGCGCGGGTGGGCATCGCCCGCGCGCTGGCGGTGCGCCCCGATTTTCTGGTCTGCGACGAATCCGTGGCGGCACTGGACGTGTCGATCCAGGCGCAGGTGCTGAACCTGTTCGTGAAACTGCGGCAGGATTTCGATCTGACCTACCTGTTCGTCAGCCATGATCTGGGCGTGGTCGAACATATCTCGGACCGAATCGCGGTGATGTATCTGGGTCGACTGGTCGAACTGGGCGAGGCCGAGGATCTGATCGCCCGCCCCAATCACCCCTACACGCAGGCGCTGGTGAGCGAGATCCCCACCTTCGAGACCGGCAAGAAGACCTATCATGCCATCAAGGGCGAGATCCCCTCGCCCCTGAACCCGCCTTCGGGCTGCCATTTCCACCCCCGCTGCCCGCACGCCCATGACCGCTGCCGCGCCGAGGTGCCGCCGCTGAAGCAGGTGGCTCCCGGCCGCCTGTCGGCCTGTCACCTGAACGACCGCGCCTGAACGACCAAAGGAAGACCCCCATGCGAAACGACAATCCGATCTGGCCGCTGGTCGATGCCCGCGCCGCCGAGTTCACCGACCTTGCCGATCGCGTGTTCGACACACCCGAACTGGCCTATGGCGAGGTGAAATCCTGCGCCGCCCATACCCGGATGCTGCGCGACCAAGGATTTCGCGTGACCGAAAACCTGGCCGGCATCCCGACCGCCGTGATGGGCGAGGCAGGGCAGGGTGGCCCGGTCATCGCCATCCTGGGCGAATACGACGCCCTGCCGGGCCTCAGCCAAAAACCCGGCCTGGCCGAGCCCCGCCAGATCGCCGACCATGGCTTCGGCCATGGCTGCGGGCACAACCTGCTGGGTTCGGCGGCCCTGTCGGCGGCCACCGCTGTCAAGGACTGGCTGGAGGCGCAAGGCATCGCCGGTCGCGTGCGCTATTACGGCTGCCCTGCCGAGGAGGGCGGCGCGGCCAAGACCTACATGGTCCGCGACGGGCTGTTCGACGATGTGGATATCGCGATCACCTGGCACCCGGCCAGCTTCAACGCGGTCGATGACATGCGATCCCTGGCCAACACCCGGATCGACTTCACCTTCCATGGCAAGGCCGCCCATGCGGCGGGCGCGCCGGAACTGGGGCGCTCGGCGCTGGATGCGGTCGAGCTGATGAACATCGGCATCAACTACATGCGCGAGCACATGCCCGACGCGGCCCGGGTGCATTACGCCTATCTGGACGCGGGCGGCATCGCGCCCAACGTGGTGCAGGCCAAGGCGACCGTGCGCCAGCTGATCCGTAGCCCCGATCTGGCGGGCCTGTCCTCGCTGGTCGACCGGGTGCGCAGGATCGCCGATGGGGCCGCGCTGATGTCCGGGACGACCGTGACCTCGCGCGTGTTCTCTGCCGTGTCGAACCTGACCGAGAACCTGCCCCTGTCGCGCGCCATGCAGGCCCAGTTCGAGGCGTTGGGCCCGGTCCCCTTCGACGCCCAGGACGCGGCCTTCGCCACTGCCATCCGCGAAAGCCTGACGCGAGAGGACATCGCCGACACCTTCAAGCGCCTGGCGATGAAGCCCGATTACGACCTGCCCCTGTGCGATTTCATCGCGCCGCTGGACCGTCCGTTCATGGGCGGCATGGGATCGACCGATGTCGGAGATGTCAGCTGGGCGGTGCCGACCGTCCAGGCCCGTGTGGCCACCTGCGCCGTGGGCACAGCGCTTCACAGCTGGCAGCAGACCGCACAGGGCAAAGCCCCTGCGGCGCATAAAGGAATGCTGCACGCGGCCAAGGTCATGGCCGCGACGGCCCACGCGGCGCTGACCGATCCGGGCCTGATCAAGGCCGCCTTGGCCGCCCACGCCGATCATTTGGCCGATCAGCCCTACAGCTGCCCCATTCCAGCGGATACCCAGCCCCCGGTGGGAGGGCCGAACACCTGAGAAAATAGTACTGCTTTAAACCAGACTGGCACCCATCGCCGCGCCTTGGGCCGCATAAAAATCCGACCCGTCCGTTATTGCAGTTGTTAATCGACATCGGGCGGGGTCGTCGCCTGCCGGATCAGATCGGGCTTTTGGCCCTCGTGTCCACCAGACTTGCGCGGATGCGTCGGGCGTTGCGCACAGGTGCATGTGCGTCGTCTGCTCGGTTGAAGGGCTGTTCCGGCTGAGGAATGTCATGTGACCGGCCAATGCAACACGGACCGCACGAATACCCATTATTGGGCCTGGATTCGACGATGTCTTTTTCCTGGCAGTTTAAAGGATGTCAGTCGCTGGCCCAATTTCCGAATGGACGCACAAGGCGAATGGCATCTCGATGTCGGGCGAGGGCGATCATGCCGCAACCGCGACTGGATGCCCGTCGGGGCGGGTCAGGATATCCATGCGCAGGCCATAGATATCCTGCAACGTCTCAGGGCGCATCAGTTCCGCGGGGCTGCCCTGCATCGCCACGCGTCCGCTCTTCAGCGCGACGATGTGGTCGCAGAAACGGGCCGCCATGTTGACCTCGTGCAACACGATGACGGCGCTGCGACTCGCATTGATGCACATGCGTCGGACCAGGGACAGAACTTCGACTTGATGAGCGATGTCCAGCGCGCTGATCGGCTCGTCCAGCAGCAAGGTTCCAGCCGCCTGCGCGACCATCATCGCCAGCCAGACGCGCTGCCGCTCGCCGCCGGACAGGCTGTCGACCAGCCGCTCGGCAAAGGCCTCCACCCCGCATTCGGCCATGGCGCGGGCGATGGCCGTGCGGTCGGCGTCCGTGACGCGACCAAGCGCGCCGTGCCAGGGATAGCGACCAAGCGCCACCAGCTCGCGCACCAGCATCCCTTCGGCCGGGGGCAGGGTCTGGGGTAGAAAGGCCAGCCTGCGGGCATGGTCGCGCGGGCGCCAGTCGGACAAGGAGCGGCCCTCGAAGCTGACCTGCCCCGAGGCCGCACCCTGCCGGGCCAGCACCTTCAGCAGCGTCGACTTGCCCGAGCCGTTATGCCCGATCAGCGCGATCATCCGGCCCGCCGGCAGATCCAGCGAGATGTCGTCCAGCAGGCGGCGGCCCGGCACGTCCACGGTCAAGTTGCGCAGCGTGAACAGGGTCATCGGGGGGTCCTTGTCATCAGCCAGATCAGCCAAGGCGCCCCGATCAGCGTGGCGAAGAGGCCCAGGGGCAGCTCATAGGGGAAACCCGCCATGCGGGCGCCGAAGTCGGCGGCCAGCATCAGGCCCGCGCCGATCAGCGCGCTGCCGGTCAGATGGTCGCCGGGACGCGCCAGGCCGATCCGGCGGGCCAGATGCGGGGCCATCAGCCCCACGAAGCTCAGCGGCCCGGTCACCAGCGTGGCGGCGCCGGTGGCCAAGCCCGCCAGTCCGACCAGTGCCAGGCGCACCAGCGGCAGGTTCAGCCCGGCCCCCGCCGCGACTCCCGCGCCAAGTGGCAGCAGCGCCAGCCATCGCCGCGCCGCCAGCGCGGCCAGCCAGACGGCCCCCGCCAGTGCCGCCAGCGCCAGCGCGCCGGTCATTGTCACAGTGCCGGTTGATCCGCTGAGCCATGTCAGGATCGCCCAGGATTGCGCGTCCCCCACCGCCATCATCGCCGACAGCACCGCCGAGGCCAGCGCCGAGACCGCGATGCCCGCCAGCAGCACCCGCTCGGGCGGCATGTCGCGGCGGGTGGTGAAGGCGATGACGATGGCCAAGGCCAGTGCGCCGCCCGCCAAGCTGCCAAGCGTCAGGGCCACCGCGGCGGGGGCGGCCACCCCGAATGTCACGGCAGCAAAGCCCAAGGCCGCGCCACCCGAGACGCCCAGCACCTCAGGCGAGGCCAGCGGGTTGGCGGTCAGGCGCTGCAGGATCGCGCCCGCCAGGGCCAGTGCCGCCCCCGAGGCCGCTGCCGCGATCAGGCGCGGCAGGCGCATCGGCAGAAAGGCCGCCAGGCTGTCCGCGTCCAGCACCGCCCATCCGCCCGGCACCCGACCGATCCCCAGCAGGACCAGCGTCAAGGCCAGCAGCACCCCGGCCAACGCCGCCAGCAGGCGCCGGGGGCGGGGCAGGCGGGGGGCGGGCCCCTCTCCGCGCTCATGGCCCGGCGGAGTCGATCCGCGCAGGCGCGGCAGCAGCCAGATCAGCAGCGGCCCGCCGACCAGCCCGGTAAGGGCGCCGGTGGGGAAGGTCTCGCCCCCCAGACCGGCCACGGCCAGCACCAGCCCGTCGCAGAGCGACAGGATCAGTGCCCCCAGGACCGGCGACCAGACCAGCAGCGCCGGGATGCTTCGCGCGCCAAGGCTGCGGGCCAGCGCGGGCGCAGCCAGACCGACGAAAGCGATCAGGCCCAGTTCGGCCGCCACGCTGGCCGCGATCCAGACCGCCAGCACCACGGCGGCCAGCCGCATGGCGGCGACGTTCAGCCCCAGCCCCGCCGCGCCCTCGGCCCCCAGGGACAGCACCCGCAACGGGCGCGCCAGTGCCGCCGCCGCCAGCCCGGCCAAGGCCAGCACCAGCGCCAGATTGCGCACCCCGCTCCAGTCCTGCTGGACCAATGATCCGCCGTTCCAGATCACCAGCGATAGCAGATACTGCCCCTGCGCCAGCGTCACCGCCGTCGCCACCGCTGATGCAGTCAGCCCGACCAGCATCCCCGCGATCACCATCGTCACGGGCGCGAAGGCCCGCGCCGCGCCGATGGCCAGCACGAGGCCCGCCGCCGCCAGTCCGCCGGCCATGGCGATGGGCCAGCGCCCGCCCTCCAGCAGGGCAGGAGCGATGATCGTGGCCAGCACCAACGCCAGCTGCGCGCCCGACGAGATGCCGAGCGTGGTGGGATCGGCCACCGGATTGCGCAGCACCACCTGCAGGATCGCGCCCGACAGGCCAAGCGCGGCACCGGCCAGCCAGGCGATCACCCCGCGCGGCATCAGCCCGTATCCCATGCGGATCTGATCGAGGCTCATGACAGCTGGGTCCATCGGCCAGCCGGGCCATGGCAGGTTCCGCGCCGCCATCATCCACAAAGCTAGCGCGACAAGGGCCGCCAAGGGCAGCAGAGTG contains these protein-coding regions:
- a CDS encoding ABC transporter ATP-binding protein; this encodes MTALLDVRDLQTHFFTRDGVAKAVDGVSFALEKGQILGLVGESGSGKSVTGFSILGLVDPPGRVAGGQVIFDGTDLIAGGEPVMRSLRGKRIAMIFQDPMMTLNPVLRIDTQMVETVRAHENVSKAEALHRCREALVQVGISSPDERLKSYPHQFSGGMRQRVAIAIALLHKPDLIIADEPTTALDVTIQAQILSEVQKLCAQSGTALIWITHDLAVVSGLADRLAVLYAGRIIEDGPTAAIIANPRHPYTRGLIDSVPQGKRHGAMLTQIRGMTPSLLNLPQGCKFAPRCPRADAACQVEPALTPAGPDRQVRCHHPHADHEATP
- a CDS encoding ABC transporter ATP-binding protein; amino-acid sequence: MTEAPILQIEGLSKRFSKDLDIAERTARRLGAKLAPVTVHAVDGIDLDIRRGEVLGLVGESGCGKSTLGRMVAGLTKPSQGRILYNGQDVAELKGAAARDAALKIQMIFQDPMSSLNPRLQVRDIVGEAPRVHGIVPRREIPAYVEQMLEQVGLDPSMGKRYPHQFSGGQRARVGIARALAVRPDFLVCDESVAALDVSIQAQVLNLFVKLRQDFDLTYLFVSHDLGVVEHISDRIAVMYLGRLVELGEAEDLIARPNHPYTQALVSEIPTFETGKKTYHAIKGEIPSPLNPPSGCHFHPRCPHAHDRCRAEVPPLKQVAPGRLSACHLNDRA
- a CDS encoding M20 family metallopeptidase; translated protein: MRNDNPIWPLVDARAAEFTDLADRVFDTPELAYGEVKSCAAHTRMLRDQGFRVTENLAGIPTAVMGEAGQGGPVIAILGEYDALPGLSQKPGLAEPRQIADHGFGHGCGHNLLGSAALSAATAVKDWLEAQGIAGRVRYYGCPAEEGGAAKTYMVRDGLFDDVDIAITWHPASFNAVDDMRSLANTRIDFTFHGKAAHAAGAPELGRSALDAVELMNIGINYMREHMPDAARVHYAYLDAGGIAPNVVQAKATVRQLIRSPDLAGLSSLVDRVRRIADGAALMSGTTVTSRVFSAVSNLTENLPLSRAMQAQFEALGPVPFDAQDAAFATAIRESLTREDIADTFKRLAMKPDYDLPLCDFIAPLDRPFMGGMGSTDVGDVSWAVPTVQARVATCAVGTALHSWQQTAQGKAPAAHKGMLHAAKVMAATAHAALTDPGLIKAALAAHADHLADQPYSCPIPADTQPPVGGPNT
- a CDS encoding ABC transporter ATP-binding protein, which codes for MTLFTLRNLTVDVPGRRLLDDISLDLPAGRMIALIGHNGSGKSTLLKVLARQGAASGQVSFEGRSLSDWRPRDHARRLAFLPQTLPPAEGMLVRELVALGRYPWHGALGRVTDADRTAIARAMAECGVEAFAERLVDSLSGGERQRVWLAMMVAQAAGTLLLDEPISALDIAHQVEVLSLVRRMCINASRSAVIVLHEVNMAARFCDHIVALKSGRVAMQGSPAELMRPETLQDIYGLRMDILTRPDGHPVAVAA
- the fhuB gene encoding Fe(3+)-hydroxamate ABC transporter permease FhuB, with amino-acid sequence MSPTRTLLPLAALVALALWMMAARNLPWPGWPMDPAVMSLDQIRMGYGLMPRGVIAWLAGAALGLSGAILQVVLRNPVADPTTLGISSGAQLALVLATIIAPALLEGGRWPIAMAGGLAAAGLVLAIGAARAFAPVTMVIAGMLVGLTASAVATAVTLAQGQYLLSLVIWNGGSLVQQDWSGVRNLALVLALAGLAAAALARPLRVLSLGAEGAAGLGLNVAAMRLAAVVLAVWIAASVAAELGLIAFVGLAAPALARSLGARSIPALLVWSPVLGALILSLCDGLVLAVAGLGGETFPTGALTGLVGGPLLIWLLPRLRGSTPPGHERGEGPAPRLPRPRRLLAALAGVLLALTLVLLGIGRVPGGWAVLDADSLAAFLPMRLPRLIAAAASGAALALAGAILQRLTANPLASPEVLGVSGGAALGFAAVTFGVAAPAAVALTLGSLAGGALALAIVIAFTTRRDMPPERVLLAGIAVSALASAVLSAMMAVGDAQSWAILTWLSGSTGTVTMTGALALAALAGAVWLAALAARRWLALLPLGAGVAAGAGLNLPLVRLALVGLAGLATGAATLVTGPLSFVGLMAPHLARRIGLARPGDHLTGSALIGAGLMLAADFGARMAGFPYELPLGLFATLIGAPWLIWLMTRTPR